From Bradyrhizobium sp. AZCC 1610:
AGCATGACGACGATGTCAGGCTTGAGCGCATTGGTGCGTTCGACGATCTCCTGGATATGATCGAGCGACATCCAGGGATCGCAGGCGTGGAGATCGGCGATGGCGGCGATCCTGAGCTTGAGCCCTGCCGGCCACTGCGGCGGTGAGATGTTGTACCGCACGACGCGAAGCCGGACGACCGGCGCGCTGAATCCGTAAGCGGTGGTCGAGACGCCGAGCGCGCCCAATCCACCCATGGCTTTCAGAAAATGACGGCGAGTTAACATGTGATCCAATCGTGATGCATCGCAAACATGGTGGCGGATTGAGCCCGAATTGCGGTGCGTTTGTGCAGAACGTCAGCAGCCCTCCAGCAGCTTCTCACCAGCGGTTCTGCCCCACCAGCGCGCCTTCAGTTCATTGGGCGCACGGTAACACCAGACGCCGCCGAGGATGTCACAAGCCGGCCGTCGGAGGCGGCCGGCAAGTTCAGTATCTGCCCTTAGTGCGTGTTTGCCGCGACCCGGTTCGAAGCGATCAATCGTCGCTGTCGCCGTTGCCGAACAACCCGAACTGCGCAGGATCGCGGGCGGGCTCGGCGAGGCCGAGATGCCGGAAGGCGTGCGAGGTCAGGAGCCTACCCCGCGGGGTGCGCTGCAAATAGCCGCACTGGATCAGGAACGGCTCGATGATGTCCTCGATAGCATCGCGCGGCTCCGACAGCGCCGCCGCCATGGTCTCGACGCCGACCGGACCGCCACCGTAGTTCAGCGCGATCGTCGTGAGATAGCGCCGGTCCATGGCATCCAGGCCTGCGGCATCGACCTCCAGCGCGCTCAGCGCGTGGTCGGCGATGGCGCGGTCGATGGAGCTTGCGTCCGCGGCAGAAGCAAAGTCCCGCACGCGGCGCAGCAGGCGGCCGGCGATACGGGGCGTGCCGCGGGCGCGGCGCGCGATCTCGTTGGCGCCATCAGGCGTCATGCCGATGTTGAGCACACGGGCACCGCGGGTGACAATCTTTTCCAGTTCCTCCTCGGTGTAGAAATTCAAGCGAACCGGAATGCCGAAACGGTCGCGCAGCGGATTGGTCAATAGCCCGGCGCGGGTGGTGGCACCGACGAGGGTGAATTTGGCGAGATCGATCTTGACCGAGCGTGCCGCAGGTCCCTCGCCGATGATGAGGTCGAGCTGGAAATCCTCCATCGCGGGATAGAGCACTTCCTCGACCGCCGGGCTAAGGCGATGGATCTCGTCTATAAACAGGACGTCGCGCTCTTCGAGATTGGTCAGCAGCGCGGCGAGATCGCCGGCCTTGGCAATGACGGGACCGGACGTCGCGCGGAAACCGACGCCGAGTTCGCGCGCCACGATCTGCGCCAGCGTGGTCTTGCCGAGGCCCGGGGGACCGACGAACAGCACGTGATCCAGTGCCTCGCCCCGCTTGCGCGCGGCCTCGATGAAGATCGAGAGATTCTTGCGCGCCTGCGCCTGACCGACGAATTCAGAGAGCAGTTGCGGCCGCAGCGCGGTGTCACCGACATCGTCGGAACGGCGCTCGGGGGTGACGATGCGGGAGGGGGTGTTCACCCGTTGCCCCTCCGGTACTTGTTCGGCAAAAGCTCGCCGATGGTGACGACCTTCGGCTCGCGGCCATTGTCGGGAACGATGACCCGCGCCTTTGCATCGTAATCATGGATCAGCTCGCGACAGATGCCGCAGGGCGATACCACGGCGATACTGCCGGGCTCGTCCGGCTTGGGATGGCGCACGGCGACGATGGTCTCAATGCCGCGATCGCCGGTTTCGGTGATGGCGCGCCCAATGGCGATCGCCTCCGCGCAGACGGCGATCCGGCCGATATAGGCATCGATATTCACGCCAGTGACGATGCGGCCGTCGCGGGTGCGCATCGCAGCGCCGACCTCCTGCCACTTGTTGCGATAACGCGGCCTGATCGCGTCAATCGCGGCGGCAATTAGTTCCTGGTCTTTCTCGCTCAACATGGCAGCAACGCATTCCTTCGACAGTCAGTCGCGAACATAGTCTATTTCGCCAGTTCCTTCAGTCCCGGCGCGGTATCGCCGACACCGTTGGATCGGCGCCCGGGCGTGACAATGCGGGAGGATGTGATCATGCCGCGACCTGGTTAGCGGTCCGGCGGCGGAATGGCCACAGGAGCGTGTTGCAGATCAGCCAGCTCAGTATCGCGGCACCAGTATGCAGGACCAGGAATATCGATAACCCTTCCCAGGCAGGCGGACCGGCGCGTTTCACCATCATAAAAACGGTGTACGCCACGGTGACGAATAGCGACCCAAAAAAGATCGGCCGGAAGGGCACCATTCCGTCCCGTGATGCGGCTTGAGCGATCGAAGCCACGAAGGCCAGGAACAGCGCCTGCACACCGCCGGCAATATAGGAAGCTACCGCAAAAACGCCGAACGTCCGCAGATAGATCGAGGCGTTGTAGCTCGTGGCAGGTTGACCTTGCCCGAAAATCAATGCCGTTCCCCACAGCACCAGGAAACCGAGCGGCGGGCCGGCGGCGAGAAAGATCAGGAACACCAGCGCCGTCTTCGGTGTAAATCCCACCGCGGCGCTCACGTTATCGGCCGCGCTACTCACTTCGCCAGCTCCTTTAAGCCCAGCCGGATAAGCTGCGCAGTCTCGGCTTTCTCACCGGCGCTGCGCGAGGCGGCGGCGATGGCGGCTGCCGCCTGCGGCTGACCGTAGCCGAGATTGACCAGCGCGGAAATCGCGTCGGTGACCGGGCGTGGCGCGCGGTGATCGTCGACCGCGCCGGCGAGATGCACCACGGCGGGATCGACATTGGCGAATGCAGGCGCCTTGTCCTTCAACTCGCTGACGATGCGCTCGGCGACTTTCGGGCCGACGCCGGGCGTGCGCGATACCGCGGCCTTGTCGCGCAGCGCAATGGCGTTGGCGAGTTCGGCCGGCGGCAGCGTCGAGAGCACCGCGAGTGCTACCTTGGCGCCGACGCCCTGCACGGTCTGCAGCAGGCGAAACCATTCGCGCTCGACGTCGCTGCGGAAGCCGAACAGCTTGATCTGGTCCTCGCGGACATAGGTTTCGATGGAGAGCACCGCCGCGTCACCCGGCGACGGCAGCGCCTGCAGCGTGCGCGACGAGCAATGCACCTGATAGCCGACGCCGCCGACGTCGAGGATCACGTAGTCCTCGCCGTAGGAATCGATCAGGCCTTTCAGTTTACCGATCATAGGCTCGCTACCTTCAGCCGCAGCGCCGCGCTGCCGCGGTGATGGGCGTGCGTGATGGCAATCGCGAGCGCGTCGGCGGCGTCAGGGGATTTCGGCTCGGCCTTCGGCAGCAATATCTTCAGCATCACAGCGATCTGGTTCTTGTCGGCATGTCCCGCGCCGACCACGGTCTTCTTGACCTGATTGGGCGCATATTCCGCAACCGATATGCCGAACATCGCGGGCGCCAGCATGGCGACGCCGCGGGCCTGGCCGAGTTTCAGCGTGGCGACGCCGTCCTTGTTGACAAAAGTCTGTTCGACCGCGGCCTCCGCCGGCCTGAAGTCGCCGAGGACTGCGGCAAGCCCTTCATGGATCGCCAGCAGGCGGCTGGCCAGCGGCAGACCGTCCGGCGGCTCCACCGAACCGCAGCCGATGAAGACAAGCCGGTTGCCCTCGGTCTCGATCACGCCCCAGCCGGTGCGGCGCAGGCCAGGGTCGATGCCGATGATCCGGACGGGTTGGCGAATCGGTGGGGGTGTCATGGCGTAGTGATAACGCCAGAGCCGGGTGAACGAAACATAAAGAGAACGGAAATCCCCTGGATGAGGCTGGCCGTGCCCCGGACGCGGCGCGACACGAAGTGACGCGACGCAGAGCCGGGGCCCATCTATCCGCACGGTACCCAGCAGCATGGGTCCCGGCTCTGCGGAGCAGCGTTGCACGCTGCACCGCGTCCGGGACATGAACATTCCCTACCCGCCCATCTTCGCCATCAGCGCGTCGGAAATCTCGAAATTGGCGTAGACGTTCTGGACGTCGTCGTGCTCGTTGAGGAGGTCCATCAGCTTCAACAGCTTCTCGCCGGTCTCGTCGTCGACGGCGACCGTATTCTGCGGCTTCCAGGTCAGCGCTGCCTTGCGGGCTTCGCCGAATTTCGCCTCCAGTGCCTTCGCAACCTCGCGAAAGGTTTCCTGCGAGGCGTAGATCTCGTGGCCGCTTTCGCTGGATACCACGTCGTCGGCGCCGGCCTCGATTGCGGCCTCCAGCATCGCATCGTCGGAGGCTGTGCTGGCATCATATTCTATGATGCCGGTGTGGTCGAACATGAAGGCGACCGAGCCGGTTTCGCCGAGATTGCCGCCGGACTTGGCGAAGAAGGAGCGGATGTCGGACGCGGCGCGGTTGCGGTTATCCGTCAGCGCCTCGACGATCACGGCCACCCCGCCGGGGCCGTAGCCCTCGTAGCGGATTTCGTCGTAGCTCTCGCTGTCGCCGCCGGTCGCCTTCTTGATGGCGCGCTCGATATTGTCCTTCGGCATGTTCTCCTGGCGCGCCGCGATCACGGCCGCGCGCAGCCGCGGATTCATGGCCGGGTCCGGGGTTCCGAGCTTGGCCGCCACCGTGATTTCCCGCGCCAGCTTGCCGAACAGTTTCGACCTCTGGGCATCCTGCTTGCCCTTGCGGTGCATGATGTTCTTGAATTGGGAATGGCCGGCCATGCAGGGGTCTCTTGGATTCGTCCGGAGGGGCTGTGGGGTGAAAGCGCGGCCTTATAGGCCGGCAATCGGGCAAAATCAAAGATTTGCAGCCGATTCGGGTATGGTGGTACTACCGCGCGCCGAAATATCAGGCAGTTGTTAACCATGACTTCATGCTCGGATGAGAGGATTTCGCAACCGCCCTCAACCTCCAAGAGACCCCATGGCGTTCGGTTTGTTCAAAAAGCAGGTACCGGAAGCGGTTGCGCCTGCCGCTGAAGCCAAGGTTCCGCAGGCCCCGGCCGTCAGCACCGAGGGCGATTCGGCCAAGGCAATCCTTGAGCTGCTGGAGCTCGAACTTGGCGCGATGATCCGCCAACTCGAGCGCGCGGCCAATTCGGTCGCCGGCGGCGCCGAGGCCACCGCGGCGACGCTCTCCACCATCCGCCGGCGCACCGATGCCCTGACCAGCCGGACCACCGCCGCACAGGGCACGGCGACGACCTTTTCGCAAGCCGCCGACAAGTTCACCCAGTCGGCGCAGGGGATCGGCTCGCAGGTCCGCGACGCCGGCAAGCTCGCCGATCAGGCCAGCGACGCCGCCCGCGAAGCCAGCGCCAATGTCGACCGCTTGAGGGAATCATCGGCGGCAATCGGCAATGTCGTCAACCTGATCGCGCAGATCGCACGGCAGACCACGCTGCTGGCGCTCAATTCCACCATCGAGGCCGCACGCGCCGGCGAGGCCGGACGTGGTTTCGCCGTGGTCGCCACCGAGGTGAAGGCGCTCGCGGTGCAGACCCAGAACGCCACCGAGGAAATCACCAAGAAGATCGACGCGCTGCAGCGCGACGCCGCGGGCTCGGTCGATGCCGTGCATCGCATCTCGCAGGCGATCGAAGCGATCCGCCCGGTGTTCGACAACGTCAACGGCGCGGTTGCCGAGCAGAACGCGACAACAGGCGAAATGGCCGACAATGCGGCTTCCGCTTCCAGCTTCATCGCATCGGTCGGCGACAGCGCTACCGAAATCGACAGCGCGACCAAGGAAGCCGAAGCCCATGGCGAAAGCGTCGCCAAGGCCGGGCGGGCCGTCACCTCCTTTGCGCAGAAGCTCAAGGCGCGTTGCGCGGTGCTGCTGCGCCAGGGAGAAAAAGAAGGCGACCGCAAGGAGCGCCGCAAGGACGAAAGGCTGCCCTGCAGCCTCAAGATCGAAATTGCCGCCCCGCGCGGGGCGATATCAGCACCGGTCTACGAAATTTCCATGGGTGGCATTCTGGTCAGCGGGGCAGACGCGGAAGCGCTGGCGCAGGGCCAGAGCTTCAACGCGACGCTGCAGGATATCGGCGCCTGCCGGATTCGCATTGTCCAGCGGTCGAAGGCCGGCACGCACGCGCAGTTCGAAAGGCCGGATGCGGCGCTGACGGAGAAGATCGAAGACAAATTATGGTCGATCCAGGACGACAATACCGAGGCCGTCACCCGCGCGATGGAAGCCGGCGCTGCGTTGAAGAAGATTTTTGAGAACGGCGTCGATAGCGGCGCCATCTCGATGGAAGACATGTTCGACACCAACTATATCGAAATACCGGGCAGTAACCCGGTGCAGTACCGCACCAAAATCCTGGACTGGGCCGACCGCGCCCTGCCGCCGTTTCAGGAAGCGTTCCTCGCCAAGGACAAGCGGATGGCATTCTGCGCCATGATCGACACCAACGGCTACCTGCCGGTGCACAACAAGATCTATTCGCACCCGCAGCGGCCGGGCGACGTTACCTGGAACACCGCCAACAGCCGCAACCGCCGCATCTTCAACGATGCGGCCGGGCTTGCCGCCGGGCGCAACCAGCGCGCCTATCTGATCCAGAGCTACGCCCGCGACATGGGCAACGGCAACACCGTGATGATGCGCGAAATCGACGTGCCGATCCGCGTCAAAGGCCGCCATTGGGGCGGCTTCCGCACGGCCTACAGGCTGTAGCCACACTCACCTTGCGGACACGCTCGCATTCAGTCGCGCGCGACGGCGCCGAAGGCTGCGCTGAAACTGCGCAGTGAAGCGGATGCGCATATCGCGCCTTCGCTTTGAACCTTCCTTGTTCGAACTGGTTGATAGGCAGGCTTGAAACCGCGGCTGGTCCCTCAGCGCGAAAGGTCAAGCAGGCTGGCCCGTCCCGCGCACCATCGGCGCGCCAGCCCAGGCAGGCGGAGATCAACATGGCGCGATCTGGCACAGCAAAGCGGGTAACGCGGACTGCCTCGGTGCCGGAGAAAATTCCGATCCGGCTAACCGTCAACGGCAACCAGATGGAACTCAGGGTCGCGCCGTGGACGACGCTACTGGATGCGCTACGCGACCATCTCGACCTGACCGGCACCAAGAAGGGCTGCGACCACGGACAATGCGGCGCCTGCACCGTTCTCGTCGACGGACGGCGGATCAATTCCTGCCTGACGCTGGCGGTGATGAAGGAAGGCGCCGAGATCATCACCATCGAGGGCCTTGCGCGCAACGGCGAGCTGCATCCGCTGCAGCAGGCCTTCATCGATCAGGATGCGTTTCAGTGCGGCTACTGCACGTCGGGACAGATCTGCTCGGCCGCCGGGCTGCTCGCCGAGGGCAAGGCAAGAACGCCCAACGAGATCCGCGAACTGATGAGCGGCAACATCTGCCGCTGCGGCGCCTATCCGAACATCGTGGCGGCGATCCTGCAGGCGATGGAGCAATCATGACCCCATTTCAATACGCACGCGCCAACGACGTCGCCGACGCCATCAGGCAGATCGCCACAGATCCTTCCGCGAAGTTCATTGCGGGCGGCACCAACCTGATCGACCTGATCAAATACGATGTCGAGGAGCCCACTCGGCTGATCGATATTTCGCACCTCCCGCTCAGGAGCATCGAGCAAACCTCAACCGGCGGCGTTCTGATCGGAGCGATGGTGCCGAATACCGACCTCGCCTACCATCCGATGATAGAGGAACGCTATCCGCTGCTGGCACGCGCGATCATGTCCGGCGCGTCGCAGCAATTGCGCAACATGGCCTCGACCGGCGGCAACCTCTTGCAACGGACGCGCTGCTTCTATTTCTACGACACGGCGACGCCGTGCAACAAACGCGAGCCCGGCAGCGGCTGCTCGGCGATCGACGGGGTCAACCGCATCAATGCGGTGCTCGGAACAAGCCAAGCCTGCATCGCCACGCATCCTTCCGACATGTGCGTTGCGCTCGCAGCGCTCGAAGCCACGGTGCATGTCGCCGGTCCCGCCGGGGCGCGCACCATCGCGTTTGCGGATTTCCATCGGTTGCCCGGCAACACCCCCCAGCGCGACACCAACCTCGAACCCGATGAGATCATCACGGCCATCGAGCTTCCGCCGAAGGGCTTTAGCGCGAACTATTCCTACCTGAAGATCCGCGATCGCCTGTCCTATGCGTTCGCACTGGTATCGGTGGCGGCAGCGCTCGAACTCGATGGCGACACGATCAAGGAAGCCCGCGTGGCGCTCGGCGGCGTTGCGCACAAACCATGGCGCAGTTCCGCGGCCGAAGCGGCCCTGCTCGGACAACGCCCCGACGCGGCCGCGTTTGCGCAAGCCGCGGATTGGCTGCTGCACGGCGCCAGAGGCTACGGACACAACAACTTCAAGATTGGCCTTGCGCGGCGCGCCGTCGTGCGGACGCTCGGTCAGGCCGCGCGGGGGATGCCGCAGTCATTATCCGACAAGAAAATACGGTGAGCGCCATGGCAACCTATATCGGGTCAGCGACATCCCGCGTCGACGGCAGAGCCAAGGTCACCGGCGAAGCCAAATATGCCGGCGAGTTCAACGTCCCCGGCCTCGTTCATGGCTATGTCGTCGAGTCGGCTATCCCCAGGGGGCGGATCGTGCGCATCGACACCAGCGGAGCGCTGGAAGTTGACGGCGTGATCGACGTGCTCACCCATCGGAACCGGCCGCCAATGGCCGACAGGGACGACGCCTACAAGGACGACGTCGCGCCGGAGAAAGGTTCGCCCTATCGCCCGCTCTACAACGACAGGATCCTTTTCACCGGACAGCCGGTCGCGCTGGTGCTGGCGGAGGATTGGGAAACCGCGCGCGTCGCCGCCTCAATGGTGAAAGTCGAGTACCAGAAGGAGCCGCACGTCACCGACTTGCACGCAGAGCGCAGCAGGGCGTTTGCCATCGACGCGCCGGAGAAGCCACGCGGCGATGCCGAAAAGGCATTCGCGTCCGCCGCCGTGCGTCACGCGGCTGAATATTTCATTCCGACCGAGCATCACAACCCGATGGAATTGTTTGCCTCGACCGCGATCTGGGAAGACGGCCGGCTCACCGTCTACGACAAGACGCAAGGCGTGCAGAACGTGCAAAAATATCTTTGCGGCGTGTTCAAGATGAAGCCGGACGAGGTGCGCGTGATGTCGCCCCATATGGGCGGCGGCTTCGGCGCCGGCCTGCGCCCGCAATACCAGGTCGTGCTGGCGGTGCTCGGGGCACGCGCGCTGAAGCGCCCGGTGCGCGTCATGCTGACGAGAGCGCAGATGTATGCGCTCGGCTATCGGCCGGCGAGCATCGAACGACTTGCGCTCGGCGCGAGCAGCGGCGGCACGATCGAATCCATGCAGCATGAAACCATCGCAGTGACCTCGCAGTTCGAGGAATTCGCGCGCAACGATACCGGCTGGGGCAACCTGCTTTACAAAAGTCCCAACGCGAAATTCGCGCACAAGCTCGTGAAGCTCGACCTGCCGACATCCTGCGACATGCGGGCGCCGGGTGCTGCGACCGGCGTCTATGCGCTGGAATGCGCGATGGACGAACTCGCCATCGCGCTCAACACCGATCCGGTGCAGTTGCGGCTGCAATGCTATTCCGAGCGCCATCAAGGCGAGGATGTCCCCTATACCAGCAAGCAGTTGCGCGAATGCTACCGGCAGGGCGTCGCGGAGTTCGGCTGGAACAAGCGCAATCCCGAGCCGCGCTCGATGCGCGAGGGTAGCGAACTGGTCGGCTGGGGTATGGCCTCAGGCGTATGGGAAGCGCTGCAGATGCCCGCCACGGTCCGCATCGTGCTGACGGCCAACGGTCATGCGGAAGTGGCAACCGCGGCCTCCGATATCGGCACGGGGACTTACACGATCATGGCGCAGGTCGCAGCCGACATGCTCGGCCTGCCGATCGACAGTATCAGCGTCAAGCTCGGCGACTCGACACTACCGCAATGTCCGCTGGAAGGCGGATCCTGGATCGCGTCCTCGGTCTGCAATGCCATCGCAAATACCGCCCACGCGGTTCGCGGCGACCTGTTGAAGCTTGCCAAGGGGGTGAAGGATTCGCCGCTGGCGGGCGCCAGCGTGGACGAAGTCGCGCTGACAGACGGCAAGATCGTCAGCAAGCGCGATGCGAGCCGCGCGGTCCCGATCGCAAGCGCCATGCAAGCCGGCAACGCCGATCGCATCACGCGCGAAGAAACCAACAAGGTTGCCGAAGACAAGTCTCACGCGCGCAACGTCCACTCCGCCATCTTCGCCGAGGTCAAGGTGGACGAAGAGCTTGGCGTTATCCGCGTGACCCGCGTCGTCGACGCGGTCGCGGCCGGGCGCATCCTCAACCTTAAAACCGCCCATAGCCAGGTCATGGGCGGCGTGGTGTGGGGCATCGGGATGGCGCTGCACGAGGAAACATTGTTCGACCAGCGTTTCGGACGCATCATGAACGCCAACATCGCCGAGTACCACGTGCCTGTTAATGCCGACGTGCACGACATCAAGGTCATTTTCGTCGAGGAGCCGGACGAGACCATCAATCCGCTCGGCGTCAAGGGCCTCGGCGAAATCGGCATCGTCGGCGTGGCGGCGGCGATCGCCAACGCGGTCTATCATGCGA
This genomic window contains:
- the ruvB gene encoding Holliday junction branch migration DNA helicase RuvB, coding for MNTPSRIVTPERRSDDVGDTALRPQLLSEFVGQAQARKNLSIFIEAARKRGEALDHVLFVGPPGLGKTTLAQIVARELGVGFRATSGPVIAKAGDLAALLTNLEERDVLFIDEIHRLSPAVEEVLYPAMEDFQLDLIIGEGPAARSVKIDLAKFTLVGATTRAGLLTNPLRDRFGIPVRLNFYTEEELEKIVTRGARVLNIGMTPDGANEIARRARGTPRIAGRLLRRVRDFASAADASSIDRAIADHALSALEVDAAGLDAMDRRYLTTIALNYGGGPVGVETMAAALSEPRDAIEDIIEPFLIQCGYLQRTPRGRLLTSHAFRHLGLAEPARDPAQFGLFGNGDSDD
- a CDS encoding cytidine deaminase is translated as MLSEKDQELIAAAIDAIRPRYRNKWQEVGAAMRTRDGRIVTGVNIDAYIGRIAVCAEAIAIGRAITETGDRGIETIVAVRHPKPDEPGSIAVVSPCGICRELIHDYDAKARVIVPDNGREPKVVTIGELLPNKYRRGNG
- the ruvA gene encoding Holliday junction branch migration protein RuvA; its protein translation is MIGKLKGLIDSYGEDYVILDVGGVGYQVHCSSRTLQALPSPGDAAVLSIETYVREDQIKLFGFRSDVEREWFRLLQTVQGVGAKVALAVLSTLPPAELANAIALRDKAAVSRTPGVGPKVAERIVSELKDKAPAFANVDPAVVHLAGAVDDHRAPRPVTDAISALVNLGYGQPQAAAAIAAASRSAGEKAETAQLIRLGLKELAK
- the ruvC gene encoding crossover junction endodeoxyribonuclease RuvC; protein product: MTPPPIRQPVRIIGIDPGLRRTGWGVIETEGNRLVFIGCGSVEPPDGLPLASRLLAIHEGLAAVLGDFRPAEAAVEQTFVNKDGVATLKLGQARGVAMLAPAMFGISVAEYAPNQVKKTVVGAGHADKNQIAVMLKILLPKAEPKSPDAADALAIAITHAHHRGSAALRLKVASL
- a CDS encoding YebC/PmpR family DNA-binding transcriptional regulator; amino-acid sequence: MAGHSQFKNIMHRKGKQDAQRSKLFGKLAREITVAAKLGTPDPAMNPRLRAAVIAARQENMPKDNIERAIKKATGGDSESYDEIRYEGYGPGGVAVIVEALTDNRNRAASDIRSFFAKSGGNLGETGSVAFMFDHTGIIEYDASTASDDAMLEAAIEAGADDVVSSESGHEIYASQETFREVAKALEAKFGEARKAALTWKPQNTVAVDDETGEKLLKLMDLLNEHDDVQNVYANFEISDALMAKMGG
- a CDS encoding methyl-accepting chemotaxis protein, whose product is MAFGLFKKQVPEAVAPAAEAKVPQAPAVSTEGDSAKAILELLELELGAMIRQLERAANSVAGGAEATAATLSTIRRRTDALTSRTTAAQGTATTFSQAADKFTQSAQGIGSQVRDAGKLADQASDAAREASANVDRLRESSAAIGNVVNLIAQIARQTTLLALNSTIEAARAGEAGRGFAVVATEVKALAVQTQNATEEITKKIDALQRDAAGSVDAVHRISQAIEAIRPVFDNVNGAVAEQNATTGEMADNAASASSFIASVGDSATEIDSATKEAEAHGESVAKAGRAVTSFAQKLKARCAVLLRQGEKEGDRKERRKDERLPCSLKIEIAAPRGAISAPVYEISMGGILVSGADAEALAQGQSFNATLQDIGACRIRIVQRSKAGTHAQFERPDAALTEKIEDKLWSIQDDNTEAVTRAMEAGAALKKIFENGVDSGAISMEDMFDTNYIEIPGSNPVQYRTKILDWADRALPPFQEAFLAKDKRMAFCAMIDTNGYLPVHNKIYSHPQRPGDVTWNTANSRNRRIFNDAAGLAAGRNQRAYLIQSYARDMGNGNTVMMREIDVPIRVKGRHWGGFRTAYRL
- a CDS encoding (2Fe-2S)-binding protein is translated as MARSGTAKRVTRTASVPEKIPIRLTVNGNQMELRVAPWTTLLDALRDHLDLTGTKKGCDHGQCGACTVLVDGRRINSCLTLAVMKEGAEIITIEGLARNGELHPLQQAFIDQDAFQCGYCTSGQICSAAGLLAEGKARTPNEIRELMSGNICRCGAYPNIVAAILQAMEQS
- a CDS encoding FAD binding domain-containing protein, translated to MTPFQYARANDVADAIRQIATDPSAKFIAGGTNLIDLIKYDVEEPTRLIDISHLPLRSIEQTSTGGVLIGAMVPNTDLAYHPMIEERYPLLARAIMSGASQQLRNMASTGGNLLQRTRCFYFYDTATPCNKREPGSGCSAIDGVNRINAVLGTSQACIATHPSDMCVALAALEATVHVAGPAGARTIAFADFHRLPGNTPQRDTNLEPDEIITAIELPPKGFSANYSYLKIRDRLSYAFALVSVAAALELDGDTIKEARVALGGVAHKPWRSSAAEAALLGQRPDAAAFAQAADWLLHGARGYGHNNFKIGLARRAVVRTLGQAARGMPQSLSDKKIR
- a CDS encoding xanthine dehydrogenase family protein molybdopterin-binding subunit → MATYIGSATSRVDGRAKVTGEAKYAGEFNVPGLVHGYVVESAIPRGRIVRIDTSGALEVDGVIDVLTHRNRPPMADRDDAYKDDVAPEKGSPYRPLYNDRILFTGQPVALVLAEDWETARVAASMVKVEYQKEPHVTDLHAERSRAFAIDAPEKPRGDAEKAFASAAVRHAAEYFIPTEHHNPMELFASTAIWEDGRLTVYDKTQGVQNVQKYLCGVFKMKPDEVRVMSPHMGGGFGAGLRPQYQVVLAVLGARALKRPVRVMLTRAQMYALGYRPASIERLALGASSGGTIESMQHETIAVTSQFEEFARNDTGWGNLLYKSPNAKFAHKLVKLDLPTSCDMRAPGAATGVYALECAMDELAIALNTDPVQLRLQCYSERHQGEDVPYTSKQLRECYRQGVAEFGWNKRNPEPRSMREGSELVGWGMASGVWEALQMPATVRIVLTANGHAEVATAASDIGTGTYTIMAQVAADMLGLPIDSISVKLGDSTLPQCPLEGGSWIASSVCNAIANTAHAVRGDLLKLAKGVKDSPLAGASVDEVALTDGKIVSKRDASRAVPIASAMQAGNADRITREETNKVAEDKSHARNVHSAIFAEVKVDEELGVIRVTRVVDAVAAGRILNLKTAHSQVMGGVVWGIGMALHEETLFDQRFGRIMNANIAEYHVPVNADVHDIKVIFVEEPDETINPLGVKGLGEIGIVGVAAAIANAVYHATGKRVRDLPITLDKVVSFN